The region TCGTAATTAAATCGCGGCTGTCTGGATCATCTTCAACGACCAACACCTGAATATTTTGCAAATTTTGCAAATTGGTCGCAAGCGCAACATGGGTGTCCAGCATCGAAGAGGCTGTTGTACTGCGAATGAGAGGGAACCGCACCGTAAAAGTGGCACCCAGCCCTTCACCAGGACTTTTTGCCCAAATTGTGCCCTTGTGTAATTCAACAATCTGATGGGCGATCGCCAACCCTAAACCTAAGCCACCAAAAACCCTGGTTGTGGTGCTATCTGCTTGCCTAAACCGATCAAACACATGGGGCAGAAAATCTGGATGAATTCCTTTGCCTGTGTCAATTACCTGGATTTGGGCAAAATCTCCCACATAATCTAACCGGACAGTAACCTGCCCACCTTGAGGCGTAAATTTCACCGCGTTAGACAGCAAATTCCACACAACTTGTTTCAACCGATTGGCATCTCCTGAAACTTGGAATAGAGAGAAGTCTAACTGAGTTTGAACATTAATCTCTTTCGCTTCGCTGACAGAACGAACCGTTTCTAATGCATCTTCAATCACGGTGACAAGCGAAGGATAGTTCGAAGTTGAAGGACTGCGACAGCAGCACCGGGCAA is a window of Leptolyngbyaceae cyanobacterium JSC-12 DNA encoding:
- a CDS encoding response regulator-like protein with receiver domain (IMG reference gene:2510094709~PFAM: Histidine kinase-, DNA gyrase B-, and HSP90-like ATPase; Response regulator receiver domain) encodes the protein MIEDALETVRSVSEAKEINVQTQLDFSLFQVSGDANRLKQVVWNLLSNAVKFTPQGGQVTVRLDYVGDFAQIQVIDTGKGIHPDFLPHVFDRFRQADSTTTRVFGGLGLGLAIAHQIVELHKGTIWAKSPGEGLGATFTVRFPLIRSTTASSMLDTHVALATNLQNLQNIQVLVVEDDPDSRDLITTTLRQFGAKVTAVPSAIAAINVLSHLKPDILISDMGMLGIDGYMLMQQIREVTDTGQIPAIALTSYTTEADQQKALAAGFQKHLAKPMEPIQLVEAILKLLHSCSDSDDCLSSA